tagatagacctgttcaaaacacacctaggtaactacatatccttctagatagacctgtacGAAACACACCTAGGTatctaccaatccttctagagaggcctgttcaaaacacacctaggtatcTACCAATCCTTAtagataggcctgtacaaaacacacctacactgttataataacatttttcaaaatggttcttcggctgtcaCCATGTGAGAACTCTGGTAACAGACGAATAGCCTTTTTCGGTTCTAGATAGAATCTTTTTTTGTAAGTGTGCAGGTAACTACatgactaacaacagaccctgttGCAGGTCAGTGGAAGTGGCATGACCAAACACTGCTGGACTACATTAACTGGGCAGAGGGACAGCCTCAGGACTCTTCCTATGTCTATGGATATATGCTATCCTCCGATGGGACCTGGAGCACTTCCCCCATGTGGGATGATAAACCATACATCTGCAAGAAGCCCAAAGGTGAGACAGACCATACATCTGTAGGAAAGACAAGGTTAAGACAGACCATACATCTGTAGGAAAAACAAGGTTAAGACAGACCATACATCTGTAGGAAAGACGAGGGTGAGACAGACCATACATCTGTAGGAAAAACAAGGTTAAGACAGACCATACATCTGTAGGAAAGACGAGGGTGAGACAGACCATACATCTGTAGGAAAGACGAGGTTGAGACAGACCATACATCTGTAGGAAAGACGAGGGTGAGACAGACCATACATCTGTAGGAAAGACGAGGGTGAGACAGACCATACATCTGTAGGAAAGACGAGGGTGAGACAGACCATACATCTGTAGGAAAGACGAGGTTGAGACAGACCATACATCTGTAGGAAAGACAAGGTTGAGACAGACCATACATCTGTAGGAAAGACAAGGTTGAGACAGACCATACATCTGTAGGAAAGACGAGGTTGAGACAGACCATACATCTGTAGGAAAGACGAGGTTGAGACAGACCATACATCTGTAGGAAAGACGAGGGTGAGACAGACCATACATCTGTAGGAAAGACGAGGGTGAGACAGACCATACATCTGTAGGAAAGACAAGGGTGAGAGGGGAGCACCATGGCTCTAACAGTATCCACACAACTTTCTTTCTCACTCCATAGTGTAGTGCACATATGAATGTCAATAGATCTATAGGAAATTAAGTCTGTGATGAAGAATGTTTTGAGCAAATAGGATAATAGACAGAGTTGGACCTCTTAATAAAACCTTGTTATTAATCCTCTCTGTTCCACCTCTACCAGAAACACCACCAACACATGGTGAGTCATGAATGAATGAGCCAATCAATCATCCAACCCATCATCCATCcttcaataaatcaatcaatcaattaatcaatcaatcatccAACCCACACATCCATCCATCAACCCATCATCCATCCTTCAAATCAactaatcaatcaatcagtcaatgaATGATCAGTCTATTAACCACTCTGTCAATGAACCACTCTGTCGATGAACCACTCTGTCGATGAACCACTCTGTCGATGAACCACTCTGTCGATGAACCACTCTGTCGATGAACCACTCTGTCGATGAACCACTCTGTCATTTAACCACTCTGTCGATGAACCACTCTGTCGATGAACCACTCTGTCGATGAACCACTCTGTCGATGAACCACTCTGTCGATGAACCACTCTGTCGATGAACCACTCTGTCGATGAACCACTCTGTCGATGAACCACTCTGTCCATTAACCACTAGGTCAATTAACCACTCTGTCGATTAACCACTCTGTCCATTAACCACTAGGTCAATTAACCACTCTGTCCATTAACCACTCTGTCCATTAACCACTCTGTCCATTAACCACTCTGTCCATTAACCACTCTGTCAATTAACCAATCAGTCATATCGGTCaacccatagacatactgtaataTTTATTCCTGTGATCCTGCAGTGTCTCTGAAGGCAGGTCAGAGGCGTGTGTATTCAGGCCtggcagtggtggtggtattggctACCATGTGTCTGATGGGCTTCACAGCCTTAATGCTCTACAAGAAGACCGGCCGTCCCCTGCCCTCCTTCACCAACCCCCTGGTCTTCAGCGCAGGCCGGAGTACCTTCGACAACCCCCCTCTACACGGAGCCCGTCACCGAGGTTGACCCCAGCATGGTGGACACTAGCCAGCTGGTTAACCATATGGAGGCTCAGCCAATGATCACTTTGTGATTGGAGAGAGTCAAGGGGGAGTCAGGGGGAGTCCAGGGGGAGTCAAGGGGGAGTCCAGGGGGAGTAAGGGGGTAGTCCAGGGGAGTCAAGGGGAGCCCAAGGGGGAGCCCAAGGGGGGGGAGTCCAGGGGAGCCCAAGGGGGAGTCAaggggagtcagggggagtcCAGGGGTAGTCCAGGGGGAGGAAGGGTAAAGATCCAACCCAGGTTAGGCAAATTCATATTTACATGCACAAGCTTTTGAAAATAATCAACAAATCCATTGGACCAGCGCCATTGCTAACTAGTTACGCTGATGTTTCGAATTTTTCCCCATTTATGCAAAGACTTCTGGGATATTAGAATCCTCATGTCTCGACCTTCACATATTGCACCGAGGAATCAGGGGATGTGCGGTGAGGTCTGAGGCCGGTTAGACACTTTCTATTGGACCAGTGTTGGAGCGAACCATTGAGGAGAGAGCTGAGCATTACATAGGTCTGGTTGCTTGGCTGAAATAGCAAGGACATGCACGAGAGGATGACACCCAGGCCTCATGACACCCAGGCTATACTCTATTTTTGAAAGAATACATTAACCAAGACCATACGTGCATTCATGACAGCTGAACGTGCTGTGGTCAGCAGGGTACAGGAAGAAAGATGTAGGCAAGATAACTGATGACTAACACGTAAAACATAAGCATGCAGTACATACATTATTTTTAGAACATGGAAAGAGTTCTGCCATCGTTGTAACCAAAAGCAGATACTAAGGGGGAGTAACTTTATTTACATATGTGATGTACCCCAATACTATGTATGTATAAAAGCAGAGC
This Oncorhynchus masou masou isolate Uvic2021 unplaced genomic scaffold, UVic_Omas_1.1 unplaced_scaffold_2109, whole genome shotgun sequence DNA region includes the following protein-coding sequences:
- the LOC135532916 gene encoding macrophage mannose receptor 1-like, which produces ETGTYPSVCKQSPAVPPKAPPKYTGECIQEEQEEISGSNSPWSWLPFRGHCYSFVINDIEWADASTSCKRKGASLVSIEDPEELRFIKSNLEFLKDSYSSFWIGLYKTHLGQWKWHDQTLLDYINWAEGQPQDSSYVYGYMLSSDGTWSTSPMWDDKPYICKKPKETPPTHVSLKAGQRRVYSGLAVVVVLATMCLMGFTALMLYKKTGRPLPSFTNPLVFSAGRSTFDNPPLHGARHRG